The Parambassis ranga chromosome 14, fParRan2.1, whole genome shotgun sequence genome includes a window with the following:
- the LOC114446489 gene encoding von Willebrand factor A domain-containing protein 7-like, with amino-acid sequence FEIKPSQLLPPQSLNHWGITESALLNVTVQVCRALAKAEGTDFTFPTQPFTAEGVAVACRAPQSSKTFSQAIQNIKFRNARVDIRYPFNASFHFDEEKFVQGRKIITEGIMAVKASNKQENYELARQELGEILHPLQDFYSHSNWVELGNTLPNSNLIRPFSSIGNIADKSRATCRSCDGNDCSNNILEDIISEQILTSGYFGVLTSTKPKGKCSHGEWFDRTSKISPTGGINKDSPSSSHGHLHTQAANLAIAATSQLLEDIRGAAGDRPFLQMMGISRGSSKALCFVIDTTKSMSDELDAVKTLTSTIIDTNVGTKNEPSVYILVTFNDPAFGPLIRTTDAAVFKNVITSLTASGGGDNEEMILSGLQLALTGAPFNSEIFLFTDSPAKDTQLKSTIIALIERTQTVVNFLITGSTVTKSWRRSELQQSSRITAAEVQLYRDLAQASGGQVIEVTQGELPTARGIITKLASSYMVTILQAVRSPGKADSFSFIIDQTVTNPTIYITGSSFTFTVIRPTGESQSTEAAGSVIKGSVSAGNFKILQLNKQVGLWEIKMVSTNPYTVKVIGQSAIDFLFDFVEMSQGPFGGFYSLETRPRAGTNGSLLISVTGSDSATVTDVTLVESLGSEEIKSVVVPQGNGNFLAQVNRMPSAEFVVRVMGRDDTAASSTSIIFQRQSSTNFRASNLTITADSDGLLVPGEPFSVPFFVMTNGRGGNFTIRATNDRQFDSASPTSLFLESGSIANGTVTLSAPLNTPSGTDLTLTIEAEAPEGADTNYVVLYFSVLKMVTDFVHPVCEALHVQSTCSKNCSSSSWDLSARVTDGADGVGVEHLSLRQGNGTLNTSLEAGNENITLVSYTASCCSPDMELLVVDRVGNVGSCSFSTGKGSSAALSGSTLSPFLYLSIVALGLYLQTELGDE; translated from the exons GTCTGCCGTGCTCTGGCCAAAGCTGAGGGGACAGACTTCACTTTTCCT ACACAGCCTTTCACTGCAGAAGGTGTAGCAGTCGCCTGCAGAGCACCACAATCTTCTAAGACTTTCAGCCAAGCCATCCAAAACATCAAATTTCGGAATGCACGTGTGGACATTCGCTATCCTTTTAATGCAAGTTTCCACTTTGATGAGGAGAAGTTTGTTCAAGGCAGAAAAATTATCACAGAGGGAATAATGGCTGTGAAAGCCAGCAACAAGCAAGAAAACTACGAGTTGGCAAGGCAGGAGCTGGGAGAGATTCTGCATCCTTTACag GACTTCTACAGTCACAGTAACTGGGTGGAGCTGGGAAACACACTCCCAAACTCCAATCTGATCAGACCATTCAGCAGCATTGGTAACATAGCAG ataaGAGCAGGGCCACCTGCCGCAGCTGTGATGGAAACGATTGCAGCAACAACATCTTGGAGGACATCATATCAGAGCAGATCCTGACTTCTGGGTACTTTGGTGTCTTAACCTCAACCAAACCCAAAG GAAAATGCAGTCATGGAGAATGGTTTGATCGAACCAGTAAAATCAGTCCTACAGGCGGGATCAACAAAGACTCACCCTCCTCCAGCCATGGACATCTCCACACTCAAGCTGCAAACTTGGCGATCGCTGCAACCagtcagctgctggaggacattCGAGGGGCTGCCGGTGACAGACCGTTCCTACA gaTGATGGGCATCTCCAGAGGATCTAGTAAAGCTCTGTGTTTTGTCATCGACACCACAAAAAGCATGAGCGATGAACTTGATGCGGTGAAAACCCTCACCTCCACTATAATCGACACCAATGTGGGAACGAAGAATGAACCCTCTGTTTACATCCTTGTAACTTTCAATGATCCAG CATTCGGGCCACTGATCAGAACAACAGACGCTGCAGTCTTCAAGAATGTTATTACTTCACTGACAGCATCTGGAGGAGGGGACAATGAGGAAATGATTCTGTCAGGACTTCAG CTGGCCTTAACTGGAGCTCCATTCAATTCTGAGATCTTCCTCTTCACGGACTCACCtgccaaagacacacaactgaaGAGCACCATCATCGCACTCATAGAGAGGACACAAACAGTG gTGAACTTCTTGATAACCGGATCAACAGTTACTAAAAGTTGGAGGCGGAGTGAGCTGCAACAATCCAGCAggatcacagcagcagaagttcagctgtacagagacctggctcaggcttcaggaggtcAGGTTATAGAAGTCACACAGGGTGAACTCCCTACAGCCAGAGGCATCATAACCAAGCTTGCAAGCTCCTATATG GTGACCATCCTTCAGGCGGTCCGGAGCCCAGGGAAGGCTGATAGCTTCAGTTTTATCATAGATCAAACAGTAACAAACCCAACAATTTATATCACCGGCAGCTCCTTCACCTTCACTGTCATCAGGCCCACAG GTGAATCTCAAAgcacagaggctgcagggtcTGTGATCAAAGGATCCGTGTCAGCTGGAAACTTCAAGATTCTGCAGCTAAACAAACAAGTTGGACTATGGGAAATAAAAATGGTGTCAACTAACCCCTACACTGTGAAGGTCATAG gtcagagtgcGATTGACTTTTTGTTTGACTTTGTGGAGATGTCTCAGGGACCCTTCGGAGGATTTTATTCTCTTGAAACACGTCCCAGAGCTG GTACAAACGGTAGCCTGTTGATCTCTGTGACCGGGAGTGACTCCGCCACGGTGACAGACGTGACTCTGGTTGAGTCTCTGGGGTCAGAGGAGATTAAAAGTGTTGTGGTGCCACAGGGGAATGGAAACTTCTTAGCGCAGGTCAACAGAATGCCATCAGCGGAGTTTGTTGTGCGAGTGATGGGAAGGGATGACACTGCAGCCTCCAGCACTTCAATAATCTTCCAAAGGCAGTCATCCACCAACTTCAGAGCCTCTAATCTGACTATTACT GCAGATTCAGACGGACTGCTGGTACCCGGGGAGCCATTCTCTGTGCCCTTCTTTGTCATGACCAATGGAAGAGGGGGAAACTTCACCATCAGAGCCACCAACGACAGACAGTTTGACTCAGCCTCTCCAACCAGTTTATTCCTGGAAAGTGGAAGCATTGCAAACGGCACAGTGACTCTCTCAGCACCTCTGAACACCCCATCTGGTACTGACCTCACCCTGACCATTGAGGCCGAGGCTCCAGAGGGAGCAGACACCAACTATGTGGTGTTATACTTCTCTGTTTTAAAAATG GTGACAGATTTTGTTCATCCAGTATGTGAGGCGCTCCACGTGCAGTCCACCTGCTCTAAAAACTGCAGCTCATCATCGTGGGACCTTTCTGCCCGGGTGACCGATGGAGCTGACGGGGTGGGAGTCGAACACCTCAGCCTCAGACAAGGCAACGGGACCTTAAACACCAGCCTGGAAGCTGGCAACGAGAACATAACTCTGGTGTCCTACACTGCATCCTGCTGTTCGCCTGACATGGAGCTGCTGGTTGTAGATCGGGTGGGTAATGTAGGATCATGTTCCTTCTCTACTGGGAAAGGGTCATCAGCTGCTCTCTCTGGGTCCACTCTGTCACCTTTTCTGTACCTAAGCATAGTGGCACTCGGGCTCTATTTACAGACAGAACTAGGTGATGAATGA
- the LOC114446092 gene encoding von Willebrand factor A domain-containing protein 7-like translates to MSGGAVMSGLVMLCLLLLQTGGALGFKIWRTDILSHEGITERAILNITVQVCQAVARAAGKDFTFPSQPFTARSVATACGAPQSLKGFREAISLIQTNNRRVDINHFFQGRYHFDGEEFTAGKKIITRGLEVVKASNRRQNYETAREKLGQILHTLQDFYSHSNWVEMENNSPYSKLLDPGIDVENVAAKSRATCRSCDGSDCKNNILEDILKEKILTSGYFSPFSPLKPDGKCSHGNSGDATSLIAPTGGINKDTPTSSHGHLHTQAANLAIAATSELLQDIWGAAGDDRFLQMIGITKGKALCFAIDTTGSMMDDINAVKNVSSFIINSKVGTADEPSIYILVPFNDPDFGPVYKTTNPNDFKNLINSLTASGGGDYPEMSLSGLELALTNAPPNSEIFVFTDAPAKDIELKGTVIALIEQTKTVVNFMITGFLGSSRRRRDVGNDPQQQQRGWMVRSEAQLYRDLAQASGGQAIQVTKNELLTAAINIVTESSTSSLVTLLLASRSAGNAESFTFSVDESVKDPTIYITGSSVSFTLINPSGVPQNISNTSESSIIKYQSVGNLRTLWLQTQVGQWEIKIVSSQAYTLKVIGKSPIDFLYDFLDATQGPLGELDVIDYRPTSGANGTLRVTVTGSDSLTLTEVHLVETSGSGVVNSSVEAQGSGTFLARFDKIPSVDFVVLVKGQNSNTNSKASSVNFQRQSPTSIRASALTVTTAGADSVLVPGTPLSVPFSVTTSGAGGNFSIQANNDKGFNSTFPSSLILEAGGSANATIDLTAPLNTVSGTDVTLTIVARAPGASDSNYAVLRLTVLGTVTDFSEPVCKLLSLKSSCSDNCNSTWELSVQVTDGENGTGVSRISLAQGNGTLNTSIGTGSENTTLVSYTASCCSPDAELLVVDQVGNVGSCFYSARATEVTTTSKPPTPTAAPLVSLSSRADQSLLLCFIFTLTGIKLQSQVFG, encoded by the exons ATGTCTG GAGGTGCAGTGATGTCTGGACTGGTGATGTTAtgtctgctgcttctgcagACTGGAGGAGCTCTTGGATTTAAAATATGGAGGACAGACATTCTGAGTCATGAAGGGATCACAGAGAGAGCCATTCTAAACATCACAGTGCAGGTGTGCCAGGCTGTGGCTCGGGCTGCAGGCAAAGACTTCACATTTCCG tcgCAACCTTTCACTGCTCGATCCGTTGCTACTGCTTGTGGAGCACCACAGTCGTTGAAGGGTTTTCGTGAAGCCATCAGCCTGATACAGACAAACAATCGGCGAGTGGACATTAATCATTTCTTCCAAGGACGTTACCACTTCGATGGTGAAGAGTTCACAGCAGGAAAGAAAATCATCACAAGAGGACTGGAAGTTGTGAAGGCCAGCAACAGAAGACAGAACTATGAGACGGCAAGAGAAAAACTGGGACAGATATTACACACCTTACAG GACTTCTACAGTCATAGTAACTGGGTGGAAATGGAGAACAACTCGCCATACAGCAAACTCCTTGATCCAGGAATCGATGTTGAAAATGTAGCag CTAAAAGCAGAGCAACCTGTCGCAGCTGCGATGGAAGCGACTGCAAAAACAACATCCTGGAGGATATTCTGAAGGAAAAGATACTGACCTCTGGatatttttctcctttctctcccttgAAGCCTGAcg GGAAATGCAGTCATGGAAATTCTGGAGATGCAACAAGCTTGATAGCACCGACGGGCGGCATCAACAAAGACACTCCAACATCCAGCCACGGACATCTGCACACTCAGGCTGCAAACCTGGCCATAGCTGCAACCAGTGAGCTTCTGCAGGACATTTGGGGGGCCGCTGGTGACGATCGATTCCTACA GATGATAGGAATCACCAAAGGGAAAGCACTCTGCTTTGCCATCGACACAACAGGAAGCATGATGGACGACATTAATGCAGTGAAGAATGTCTCCTCCTTTATCATCAACAGCAAAGTGGGAACAGCTGATGAGCCTTCAATCTACATCCTTGTACCTTTCAATGATCCAG ATTTTGGCCCAGTGTATAAGACAACAAACCCGAATGACTTCAAAAATCTGATAAACTCACTGACTGCATCAGGTGGTGGAGATTATCCCGAAATGAGTCTTTCGGGACTTGAG CTGGCTTTAACAAATGCTCCGCCTAACTCTGAGATCTTCGTCTTCACGGATGCTCCTGCTAAAGACATTGAACTAAAAGGCACAGTGATTGCACTCATCGAGCAGACCAAGACAGTG gTAAATTTCATGATTACTGGTTTCCTCGGGTCTAGTCGACGCCGAAGAGATGTTGGGAATGACCCTCAGCAACAACAGAGAGGTTGGATGGTGAGGTCAGAAGCCCAGCTGTACAGAGACCTGGCTCAGGCTTCTGGCGGCCAGGCTATTCAAGTGACTAAAAACGAGCTCCTCACAGCCGCCATCAACATCGTCACAgaatcctccacctcctccctg GTGACTCTTCTGCTGGCATCCAGGAGTGCAGGCAATGCTGAAAGCTTCACTTTCTCAGTTGATGAGTCGGTGAAAGACCCCACAATTTACATCACAGGGAGCTCTGTCAGTTTTACTCTCATCAATCCCTCAG GTGTACCTCAAAATATCTCCAACACAAGCGAATCATCAATCATCAAATATCAGTCAGTGGGAAACCTCCGGACTCTGTGGCTACAAACACAAGTGGGACAATGGGAAATTAAAATAGTGTCATCACAAGCCTACACTCTGAAGGTTATAG GGAAAAGTCCCATCGACTTCCTGTATGACTTCTTGGATGCAACCCAGGGCCCATTAGGAGAGTTAGATGTTATAGACTATCGTCCCACTTCTG GTGCTAATGGCACCCTGAGGGTGACTGTTACTGGGAGTGACTCTCTCACATTGACAGAGGTCCATCTGGTTGAAACCTCAGGGTCAGGGGTTGTTAACAGCAGCGTGGAGGCCCAGGGATCAGGAACATTCTTAGCTCGGTTTGACAAGATACCATCAGTAGACTTTGTGGTACTAGTGAAGGGACAGAACAGCAACACCAATAGCAAAGCATCGTCAGTTAACTTCCAGAGGCAATCACCCACCAGCATCAGAGCTTCTGCTCTGACTGTCACCACT GCTGGTGCTGACAGTGTCCTTGTACCAGGAACACCACTCTCTGTTCCCTTCTCTGTGACGACCAGCGGTGCAGGAGGAAACTTCAGCATCCAAGCTAACAATGACAAAGGTTTCAACTCAACCTTTCCATCCAGTTTAATCCTGGAAGCTGGAGGCAGCGCTAACGCTACCATCGACCTCACAGCGCCTCTGAACACAGTGTCTGGTACTGACGTCACTCTGACCATTGTGGCCAGGGCTCCAGGAGCCTCAGACAGCAACTATGCTGTGCTGCGTTTAACTGTCCTGGGAACG GTAACAGACTTCTCTGAGCCGGTGTGTAAGCTCCTCAGCCTGAAGTCCAGCTGCTCTGACAACTGTAACTCTACGTGGGAGCTCTCTGTCCAGGTGACTGACGGAGAAAACGGGACGGGCGTCAGCCGCATCAGCCTTGCACAAGGTAACGGGACTCTGAACACCAGCATTGGAACTGGCAGTGAAAACACAACTCTGGTGTCCTACACTGCATCCTGCTGCTCACctgatgcagagctgctggttgtgGATCAGGTGGGAAATGTGGGATCCTGTTTCTACTCTGCTCGGGCGACTGAAGTCACAACCACCAGCAAACCACCGActccaacagcagcacctcttGTATCTTTGTCTAGCAGAGCTGATCAATCTTTACTCCTTTGCTTCATCTTCACACTCACAGGGATCAAACTGCAATCTCAGGTGTTTGGTTAG
- the LOC114445762 gene encoding ras-related protein Rab-39B-like, with the protein MRSITRAYYRNSVGGLLLFDITNRRSFQNVHNWLEEAQSHVQPHSIIFLLVGHKCDLEAQRQVTQQEAEKLAGAYGMRYVETSARDAINVEKAFVELTRDIFELVRSGDIKIQDGWEGVKSGFVPNTVHSSEEVTKGNRQCFC; encoded by the exons ATGCG ATCAATCACCAGAGCCTACTACCGTAATTCAGTGGGCGGCCTGTTGCTCTTTGACATCACAAACCGCCGTTCCTTCCAAAATGTCCATAACTGGCTGGAAGAGGCCCAAAGCCACGTCCAGCCCCACAGCATCATCTTCCTGCTAGTCGGACACAAGTGTGACCTGGAGGCCCAGCGTCAGGTGACCCAGCAGGAGGCCGAGAAGCTGGCAGGGGCCTACGGGATGCGCTACGTGGAGACATCGGCACGAGACGCTATCAATGTGGAGAAG GCCTTTGTGGAGCTGACAAGGGATATCTTTGAGCTGGTACGAAGTGGAGACATCAAGATTCAGGATGGATGGGAGGGCGTCAAGAGCGGATTTGTCCCCAACACTGTCCATTCTTCTGAGGAGGTGACCAAGGGTAACCGGCAGTGCTTCTGCTGA